The Miscanthus floridulus cultivar M001 unplaced genomic scaffold, ASM1932011v1 os_2485_1_2, whole genome shotgun sequence genome contains the following window.
aatactactacaactaccactacctcaCAACAATatgagagaaggcatacctgacgggcgccggggtaggggcgggcggcgtcgggatcgGGCGAAGTCGGGGTTACCGGAGTCGGGGATGGGGTTGGGCACGGATGGCGTCGGCGCTGGCGATCCACAGGGTGTGGCCGAGGGCAGGGCGCGGCAGGGGCAGGGCCGGCCAGGGGCAGGGCGCGGCCGGGGCGCAGGGCCGGCCGGGGTCAGGGCGGCGCGGCCGGCGGAAGGGCCGACCGGGGGCACGGCACGGCCGGCGGCAGGGCGCAGTCAGGAAAAGGGCACGGCCGGGGCGTAGGGCCGGCCGGGGTcagggcggcgcggccgggggaaGGGCTGGCTgggggcacggcgcggccggGGGAAGGGCCGGCTGGGGGCACGGCGTGGCCGGCGGAAGGGCGCGCGGGCAGCGGGCGGCGCGCCCGGGGGAAGGGCCGGCCGAGGGCATGGCGCGGCCGGGGGCAACGTACACGAAATCTTCTAAAATGTTTATCATAGcgtccacatatgatatcacgacatctcaataagtttcatgattttcggacttcgtttgctttttatagaatttaaaaacacttcacacgcaatttcgcagacatgtttcgtgaacaagatgtcctaAATTTCAGATTTGTTCCTGGATACgacctctcacaacactcactaacatgactatcaatttttgaatcattaaattccattattcgtaccacgtgcagttcaaatttctatttttcggaaaaattcaagtaaacgaaataaagtaactaaatatatcaaaaagccacacaaaatccccaa
Protein-coding sequences here:
- the LOC136535043 gene encoding rRNA 2'-O-methyltransferase fibrillarin-like; its protein translation is MASALAIHRVWPRAGRGRGRAGQGQGAAGAQGRPGSGRRGRRKGRPGARHGRRQGAVRKRARPGRRAGRGQGGAAGGRAGWGHGAAGGRAGWGHGVAGGRARGQRAARPGEGPAEGMARPGATYTKSSKMFIIASTYDITTSQ